The genomic window AGATCGTCCGCGCGGAGAGCGTCCGCCAGGCGTTCGTGTACGCCCAGCGGGGGGAGGCGGACGTCGCGCTCGTCAGCCGGTCGCTGATCGGGGCCGATCCGGGCGTGTCGGTCATCGAGGTCGATCCGGCCCTCTACTCCCCCATGGTCCAGTTCCTCGGCATCGTCGCCGGGTCGAAGCACCGCGACGAGGCGGAGGCCTTCGCCCGGCTCGTCCTCGGCCCCGAGGGGCAGGCGATCCTCCGGGAGAGCGGCCTCGCGCCCCCGGGCCCCGCCACGCCCCCGCCGGCCCCGGCGACGAAGGCCGAGACGCGTCCATGATCGACCTGGGGCCGCTCCGGCTCTCGCTCATGGTCGCGACGGCCGCCACGGGCCTGATCGTCGCGGTCGGACTGCCCGTCGCCCTGCTCCTCGCCCGCGCCCGGTTCCCCTTCAAGGAGCTCTTGGCCGGCGTGCTCGTCCTGCCGCTCGTGCTGCCCCCCACGGTCCTCGGCTACCTGCTGCTCCTCCTCCTGGGCCGCCGGGGCACGCTCGGCGGATGGCTGGAGCAGTCGATCGGCGTCGTCCTCGTCTTCCACCGGTCGGGCGCGGTGCTCGCGTCGGCGGTGGCGGCCTTCCCCCTGTTCCTGCTGCCGGCCCGCGGCGCCTTCGAGGCCGTCGATCCCGCGCTCGAGGACGTCGCCCGGCTCCTCGGCCGGGGCGAGCTCTCGGTCCTCCGGTCGGTCACGCTGCCCCTGGCCTGGCGGGGGCTGGCCTCCGGGACCATCCTCGCCTTCGCCCGGGCGCTCGGCGATTTCGGGGCCACGATGATGGTCGCCGGCAACATCCCGGGCGAGACCCAGACCGCCGCGCTGGCCATCTACGACGCCGTCCAGGCGGGCGAGCCGCTCCGCGCGGCCGTGCTCGCGGCCTGCATCTCGACGATCTCGATCGCCGCGCTCGCCGCCGTCCAGCTCGCCTCGCCGCGGCGGAGGACGTCCCCGTGAGCGACGACGCCGCGGGCCTGGACGTCCGCCTGGTCCGCCGGCTCCGGGACGGCCTCACGGTGGACGTCGCCTTCCGGCTCGGCCCGGAGATCGCCGTGCTGTTCGGCCCGTCGGCCTCCGGCAAGACCTCGATCCTCCGCCTCATCACCGGCCTGCTCCGCCCGGACGGGGGCCACGTCCGCCTCGGCGGCGAGGCCCTCTTCGACGCGGGCCGGGGCATCGACCTCCCGCTCCGCCGCCGTCGCATCGGCATGATCTTCCAGGACGACCTGCTCTTCCCGCACCTCCGCGTCGGCGACAACATCGGCTTCGGCCTCGCCGGGAGCGGCTCGCCGGCGAGGCGGGCCAGGATCGGCGAGGTCGCCGCCCTCTGCGGCGTGGAGCACCTCCTCGACCGCCGCCCCGCGATGCTCTCCGGCGGCGAGCGCCAGCGGGTCGGCCTGGCGAGGGCCCTCGCGCCCCGGCCCCGGCTCCTGCTCTGCGACGAGCCCGTCTCGGCACTCGACGTCGCCGGCCGGCACGTCCTCCTCGACCGCCTCCGGGCCGTGCAGCGGAGCGAGGCGATCCCCGTCCTCTACGTCACGCACAGCCCGGCGGAGGCCGTCGGCCTGGGCACCCACCTGATCCTCCTCCGCCGCGGCACGATCGCCGCCGAGGGCCCGCCCCTGGAGGTCCTGACCGGCGCCGCGGCGGCCCTGGGCCCGATCCAACTGGACGGCGTCCGGAACGCCCTGGCCGCGACCATCGAGGGCCACGAGGCGCCCCAGGGCTCAACTCGGCTGCGCCTGATGGGCGGCCCCCCGCTGATCGTCCCACACGTCTCCGCCCCCGTGGGTGCCGCCGTCACCGTGACCGTCCGATCCGACGACATCCTCCTCGCCCGCGGCCCCGTCGCCGGCCTGAGCGCCCAGAACCTCATCCCCGGCACCGTCGAGCGCATCGCCCCCCACGGCGCCGAGGCCGAGGTCCTCGTCCGCACCGGCGCCGTCGCCTGGATCGTCAGCATCGTCCTCCCCGTCGTGGAGCAGCTCGGGCTCTCGCCCGGCGTGGACGTCCACATGATCATCAAGGCACGTAGCTGCCGCGTCGATCACCCCGCCGACGCCGCCGGCGAGTGACCCCCTCCGGTGCCGGCCGGCCGGGACGGTGGTTGCTGAACCCGGCCGGGCGAGTTGATATAGTTGGAGGCCGCGATCCCCCATGATTCCACGCTCCAACCGTGCGACCTCTCGTGTGCCATATGCCGCATCCCGACGACCAGGTTGAGGCAACGTCGCCCGGCTGGGTGGCCTCCGAGGAGAGCCGGCCCGACAGCTTCGCCGCCCGCCGCCGCATCGCGGAGGCGACGCCGGAGGAGCGCCGGTGCGAGTCCCGGGACCTGCTCCGGGGGCGGCTCTTCGCCGCCACGCTGGTGATGGCCGTCGGCCTCGCCACCCTCGTGATCCGGGACCTCTTCTTCCCGAGGTTCCTCCGCCAGTCCGTCGTCCACGCGGCCACCCTGGCCTGGCTGACCCTGCTCCTGCTGGCGCTCTGGAGCCGCCTGAGGCTGGACTTCGGCCGGCTGCGCGGCATCGAGGTCCTCGCCTTCGGGTCCGTGGTGGCCTGCCTGGTCGCCAGCCAGTCGCTGGGCTTCCACGGGCACCTGAGCCGCCAGACGCTCGACGCCGCCGAGCTGCGCGTGCTGTTCAAGGCCAGCATCATCGGCGTCCTGATCCTCATCTTCACCTACACGATCTTCATCCCCAACTCGGCCCGGCGCGCGGCCGCGTTCATCGTCCCGATGGCCTTCTCGCCCCTCGTCGCCCCGCTGCTGCTGGGCCTCACGGTGCCCGCCTTCCGGCAGGTCTCCGAGGAGGCCCGCACCCTCGACAAGCTCGTCGAGAATTCCCTCTACCTGCTTCTCGGCGCAGCCACCGCGATCTATGGGGCCTCGGTCATCAACGCCTGCCGAGGCGACGCCGACGACGCCAGGCGGCTGAGCCAGTACCGGCTCAAGGAGAAGCTCGGCTCCGGCGGCATGGGCGAGGTCTACTACGCCGTCCACCGGCTGCTCAAGCGCCCCTGCGCCATCAAGCTGATCCGCGAGGACCTCGTGAGGAGGCCCAACATCCTCGCCCGCTTCGAGCTGGAGGTCCGGGCCACGGCCAAGCTGTCCCACTGGAACACGGTGGAGATCTACGACTACGGCCGCGACGTCGACGGCTCGCTCTTCTACGTGATGGAGTACCTGCCGGGCCTCAGCCTCCAGGAGCTCGTCCAGCGGCACGGCCCGCTGCCGGCGGCCCGCGTGATCTACCTCATGAGGCAGGCCTGCGACGCCCTCCACGAGGCCCACCGCGCCGGGCTGGTCCACCGCGACCTCAAGCCCCCCAACATCTTCGCGGCCTACCGGGGCGCCCGATACGACGTCACCAAGCTGCTCGACTTCGGGCTGGTCAAGCCGATCAAGGGCGGCGATTCGCCCCTGATCACGAAGGAAGGCATGGTCACCGGCTCCCCGCTGTACATGGCCCCGGAGCAGGTCTCCAGGTCGGCCCCCATCGACGGCCGGACCGACCTCTATGCCCTCGGCGCCGTGGCCTATTTCTGCCTGACGGGCCAGCCCCCGTTCGTGGATTCGAACTCCATGGCCGTGATGATCGCCCAGGTCAGGGATCCCGCGAAGCCGCCGTCCGAGATTCGCCAGGGCATCCCGGCCGACCTCGAGGAGGTCGTGCTCCGCTGCCTCGAGAAGGAGCCCGACGCCCGCTACCAGGACGCGGACAGCCTGGGGCGGGCCCTCGAGGCCTGCCGCGACGCCCGCGGCTGGTCTCCCGAGGACGCCGAGGCCTGGTGGCTCGCCAACCAGCCGCTCGAGGACCCCGAACGGCCCTCCGCCCCCCACGCCCCGAGCCCCGGCGTGCCGACCGAGGAGCTGACCCGCGCCGAGGCCTCCGGCGTGACCCTCCAGGCGGCCGCCGTCGAGGATCGGGCCTCGCCGGAGCGACGCGGATGAACGCCGAGACCGAGATGAAGGCCGGCCCGGAGGCGGACTGGATCGACGCGCCCCAGGCGGTCGTGGTGCACTTCGCCTTCGCCCTGGACATAGGCGACGAGATCGACCTGGACGCGGCGCGGAACCTCCTCCAGGGCGAGCCCGGCGTCCTGCCCCGCCGCAGGCGGACCCCGGGCTCGATCGGGTATCGCCCCGCCCCGATCCGCGTCCCGGTGGACCCCGACGGCATCCGGCTCCCCGGCGCGATCTCGCCCGCGAGGGAGCCCTCGGCCGACCTCTCGCTCTTCGACTTCGGCGCCATCTCCCTGGCCGTGCGCTTCCCGCTCATCATCACTCCCCGGGCGCTGCGCGACCTGGCCGGGGACCTCGCCGACCCCGCGGAGCTGAACGACGCGGCCCGCCGGCGGCTGGCGCCCTGGATCGATCGACTGAGGCCGGCGGTGTACGACTTCGCGCCCAGCGAGCTGTCCGAGGAGTACATCGTCTTCCAGCTCGCGGAGGCCCGGTCCAACTGGCTCTCGTCCCGCGCCGGGTGGATCGCCGGCCTCGTCCGGCTGGAGTCGGAGCCGCTCAGCCTGGGCGAGGTCGCCGAGGCGACCCGGCTGGCGATCTCGTACACGCCGGACGACCTCGTCCTTCTGGATTGGGCGGCCGGCTTCATCGCCGACGCCGACTGCGAGGACACGCTCCGGGTCATCGAGTTCGCCAACGTCCAGCTCCTGGAATTCCGCCACATCGACGACCGCCTGGACGACCGGCTGGAGGCCGCCTACAAGCTCATCCGCCCGGAACGGCGGCGGGGGCGCTGGCTGAGCGCCTGGAAGGGCCACGAGCAGGCCGTCCGCCACATCCGGGAGCTGGAGATCGAGGCGGCCAGCCTCTTCGAGCGGGTGGACAACGCCCTCAAGCTCGTCGGCGACCACTACCTCTCGCGGGTCTTCGAGCTGGCCTCCAGCCGCTTCCACCTCCGCGGCTGGCAGCAGTCCATCCGCCGCAAGCTGGAGACCGTCGGCGACGTCTACGACCTCCTCATCCAGCAGGCCGGCGGCCACCGCATGGAGGCCCTCGAGATCACCGTCGTCATCCTCATCGCCCTGGAGATCCTCCTGGCCCTCTGGCGACACTGATGTGCTTCGCGTACGGCCCTCCTCCAGTCCTCGGTGGCTTCCCTCGTCGCGCCACCGTTCCCCGGATCATTCAACGCTGGACCTTACCTGACAGACCTTTACGTCGATATTCGCTAGGCTTCATCGCCTCGTACCATTCTGGATTCTCGAACTGGAAGCGCCACGGCACCCATCGTGGGCGGGGTTCCCTCGCCGCCCGCGTATGCCCGTCACCGCAACCGAATTGTCAAGGAGCAATCGCTGGCCATCGCGGGGAAGGTGGCCTCCCCCGCCCCAATGATCCGCCCCAGTGCGGCGAGGGTTTCAGGCCGGCGTCCGCTTCCCTGCGAGACTCTTCGGGCCGAGGCCGGCACGTTCCGTCCGGTCGTTGGTCCGCCACCAATCGCCGGCCGCGTGGTGGGTTCGCTCGTCGCCCGACGACCGAACCCAACTCCATGGTTTCTCATGACAACCAAACAGGTTACGTCGTCGAAATGGACCTCCCCGCGATTGTCGATCCTGCGAATCTGCGGTCATCCGCTCGTCGGGGAAAGGCCCGCTCCTCGTGCGATAGGCCCGATCGGCCCGCGTCGATTCGGGATCCGGCCACCGACGACGTACGGCGTTGGGAATCTCTTCCAACCCGCCCACACCATTCGCCTCACCGCGCATCGTTCCTCGGCAGTCTCGCGGCAAGGGTGGGCCCTGCGCGAGTTCGCCCCTCTACATAGAGACTAGCGCCATGTTTTAGATTTTCGGAGGATGCTCGGGAGAATCCTGGGGCGATCTTCCCCCACAGCCCGCGCACCATGGTCGCTCCCTCCATCTCCGGCGGGCCATCCGCGGCCTCGGCGGGAGGTTGCCGTGGTGACTGCCCAATCGCTCTGCCCTCAATACGCCATCGAGGTGTCATTGAAGACGTACCTGCCGGTCCTCGTCACGTTCGGCTTCAGCGTCGTCGGGGTGGTCGGCGATTACCTGCTGAAGCTCGCCAGCGAGCGGGAAGAGCCCTTGCGATCGCCCTGGTTCTACGTCGGTTTCGCCGTCTATGCCTCCACGGCCTTCGGTTGGGTCTACGTGATGCGGCACCTCAAGCTCGCGACGATCGGCGTCGTGTACTCCGTCTCGATGATCCTGCTGCTGACCGGCATCGGCACGCTCGCCTTCCGCGAACCGCTGAGCGCGCCGGAGATCCTCGGCATCCTGATGGCCGTCGGCTCGCTCGTCCTGCTGATCCGCTTCGCCTGAGCCACGGAGCGGGGCAGGCCCAGTCAGAGTCTGTCCCGGAAGTCCGGTTCCGAGGCGAGCGGGACAGGCCCTCCGTTCTTCGTCACGCCCTGAAGTTCGGGTCCGGTACCCGTGAGGGCGAGGCTTCAGCCGAGCCACCACGTGGTCCCCCGTTACCCGTGCCGCCCGCCGCGCCGAGGCATCTCTCGCTCTCGGGTCAATTCGGGGTCCAGTTGTTCTTCGTCGTGAGCGGCGCGGCCATGTTCCTCCGCCCGGGAGTCTGGGCCGAGTCCGGGGTATTCGCCCCCCCGCAGGGCCCCGACCACCCGGGCTCATGGGACGGGCATCAATGCCCGAACCCGCCGGCTTCCGGCGCGGGCCCGCCCTCGGCGGCGATCCGGTCCATGTCCTCGGGGAGGTAGCGGGAGCCGATCAGGAAGAGGATGCCGCCCAGGATCAGGACCGGGCCGACGGCGAGCATGGCGACCGTCAGGTTCGTCATCAGCCCGTTCTCGTCCGGCTTCGGCCCCGCGCCGATGGACTCCAGGAACGTGCCCAGGGGGGACGTCATGATGGCGTCGGAGCCGAAGAGGTCGGAGATCCAGCCCAGGAGGATGGGCGAGCCGATGTCGCCTAGGACGTGGATCAGGAAGATGAACAGGGCGTAGCCGGCCGCCCGCTGGTTGGCCGGGACGACGTTGGCCGTGACCGTATTCGACGGGCCCAGGACCATCGCCATCAGGATCGAGGCGAAGAAGAGGAAGGCGAGCGCCGGGGTCCGTTGGGGCTCGAGGATGCCCAGGATTCCCAGGGGGACGGAGGCCAGCACCGTCAGCGCCGGCAGGAGCATGTAGGCCCGCCGCGTCCGCTTGCGGAGGAGGTCCGTCACGAAGGTGCTCAGGGCGATGCCGATCAGGCCGGCCAGCGCCAGCAGGATGCCGATCCACAGATTGGCATCGGCGAGGCTCATGCCGCGGACGCGCTGGTAGAACGTGGAGCCCCAGGCCGCATACGCGCCGGTCGCGAAGGTAGCGGCGGCCATGCCGAGCGTGTTGTAGACGAAGGTCTTCGTCTTGAAGAGGTTCAGGTAGTCGCCCATCCTGGGCCGGTCGGCCTTCGGGGAGAAGGACTTGCCCTCGGACGCGCCCCGGCCCGGGTCCAGGATCGTCAGCCCGGCGAAGGCCGCGACGAGGCCCGGCAGGCCGACGACGTAGAAGACGTGCCGCCAGCCCCAGTGGGTGGCCACGTAGCCGGCGACCATGAACCCGAGCGCCGTGCCGATCGGCAGGGCCAGGTAGTAGATGCCCATGGCCCGGCCGCGTTTCGAGACCGGGAAGAGGTCCGCGATGAGCGCCGGGGCGATGACGCCGTAGCTCGCCTCGCCGACGCCGAGCAGGGCCCGCCAGAAGAACATGTGGCTCACGTCGGTGGAGAACGCGGTGCCGACCGTCGCGACGCTCCAGATCCCGACCCCGGTCGCCAGCAGGACCCGGCGGTTGTACCGATCTCCGAGCCAGCCCATGATCGGCGAGATGATCGTGTAGACGATCATGAACGAGCCGCCGAGGTAGCCGTACCAGGAGTCGTCGATCTTCAGGTCGCGCTTGACCTGCGTCGCCACGGCGAAGAACGAATAGCGATCGATGTAGTTCAGCAGGTTCATCGAGAACAGGATCGCCAGCGCGAAGCCCGCCCCGCCGAGGGTCGGCAGGAACGTCCTTCTCGGGAGTGACTCGCTGGGGACTTCCGCGGGAGATCGATGCATCGTCGAGGGGCCTCGCCTGGGATCACAAACAGCGGCCGGATCAACCGTTATACCCGCTCCCGCGACGCATGGCGAGACGCGCGGAGGCCCGACGACGGGCTGCCGGCCTCACCTGTCATGCACGGAGCGGGCCCGCGCGTGCCAGCGAGGCCGCCCGGGGGCGAGGCGGCGATTTCCCGGCCCGGTATCCACGATGCCGAGCCAGGGCCGGTCGGGTCGGGCCGGCTCGCGGCGGGAGGCCCCTCGGCCTGGCCGCGGGCGGCCGGCGAGGTCAGTGCAGGGGAGGGAGGTGGCTCGCGCGGCAGGGCGGAGGGACGCGTCGCGAGCCCGGGGGCTCGCTCACGGATTGCCCGCGGCATCGTCCTCGGAGTCGACGTCGGGGCCGCGGGTCGCTCGCCTCGGCTTGCGGGACCGGGCCGGCGGATCCGCATCGGATTCGTCGGCGACCGCGGCGCGAGGGCGGCCCCGGCGGGGGGCCTCGTCCTCGTCGGAGGCGCTCGCCTGCTCGATCTCGGGCTTCGGCCGCGAGGCCTTCGAGTTCGCCTTGCCGGCGGTCTCGATGTCGATGAAGACGAGGACCTCGCTCGCGGTCGGCGCCCCGATGGGGGTGCCGAGCCAGCCGCTCTTGCTGTCCAGGACGCCCGGGTGGATGCCGCCGGTGATCAGGAGGACCTGGCCGAGCTGCCAGTTCTTGACCACCTGGTCCAGCCGGGTCATGCTCACCTCGGGGACGTCCACGCTCATCTCGGGCGGCCCCTGCTCCCGGGCCGCGATCACCTTCGTGCGGTGGAAGCCCCGCACCGTGTTGACCGCCAGGTCGATCGACGCGTCCACCATCCCGTCGTCGAAGGTCAGCAGGGGGCTCACCTTCAGGACGATGCTCTCCTCCAGCTTGTCGGCGCGGGGGGTGTATCCCTGGCCCGCGGCGTTCTCCCGCTGCATGCCGCCGGCGAAAGTCCGGGGCTGGGCCTGGCGGAAGGTGAGCGTCTGCCCGTTGATCATCTCGAACCGCTCGTCGGCCAGCGGGCGGAGCATCTTCAGGTTCTGGAGCTGCGTGATCAGCACCACCGCGTCGGTCATCCGCAGCGTCCAGATCTGCTGGCCCTGGGGCCCGCTGCCCACGGGGGCGAGCTGAGAGAAGATGTCGTGCCGCCAGCGGGTGTCGGAGGCGACGTACATCCGGACGTGGACCGCCAGGATGTCGTCGGCCGCGCCCGTGAACCGCTCGACGACCTCGTCGACCTGCTTGAGGATCTCCGGGCTGTTGTAGACCCGGAGCTGATTCCGGCTGGCGGAGAGCACCGCGATCCGGTCGCCGTGCCAGTCCGCGGTGCCGGTCCGGCGGAAGATCCACTCGACGATCGCCTTCTGGGGATTCTGCTGGCGCTGGTCGAGCCTCGTGTAGGACGAGATGTCGTACGTCCGCATCTGGTAGCCGGGCTCGCGGAGGAGCCCGCTCGGCGGCTCGTCCGGGCTGTTCGGGTCGGCCCGCTCGTCGTCGGCGGGCTGGAGCGCCTTGCCGCGGCCCGCGGCCTTGCGACCCCCGGACTCCTGGCCGAACAGGGCGGCCGGCGAGAGGCAGCCCAGCAACGTCGTCAGAATCATGGCCTTGCGGCGATTCATGCCAGGGGCCTCCTTGCCTTGCCAGCCCGTCCGATCGACCGATCGGGGGAGGGACGTGCCGCGCGATCCTTGCGCGACAGCCGCCGATCCTCCCCGCCCGCGAAGTGCTCGCGCAAGGTCCGCCTCGCCGAGTCCGCGGGGAAGCTAGCAGGAGACCGGATTTCCCTCAAGTCCAATGGCCCGGGAGCCGACACGTCCGTCTGACGCGGCGTCCGGGCCGGATCGCCGCGACTCGCCGGCCCGCCCCATGCAGCGGTCGAAGGCCAGGAGCGTCAGCAACAGGACCACGGCGGCGAAGAGGTAGACGACCAGCAGGCAGGCGAGGGAGAGGCCCCAGAGCAGGTGCCGGTCGCGGATCCAGGATCGGTCCAGGAGTTCCAGCGGAGCGACCTGGCCCCCGAAGGGGCTCAGGGCCCCCAGCGGCAACTCCAAGGCCGCGCTCGCGTCGCGGAAATCGGAGGCGACCCGGCCATTCCACCACCAGACGAGCAGACGGACGCCGATCTCCGCGACGACGACCCAGCCGATCGAGAACAGGAGGAAGGCCGACACGCTGGCCGCCACCGCGCGGCTGGTCCTGCGGAGCCAGGTCGCGAACGCGAGGCCCAGGCTGGTCACCGCCGCCGCATGGCCGAGCAGGAAGGCCGAGGGCAGGATGGCGGCGAGGACCTTCTCGTAGGTCTCGAGGGGGATCGGCTCGCCCAGGCGATAGGCCTGGGTCGGCTCCAGGGCCGTCGCGGCCACGAACAGCCCGGCCAGGGACGGGAAGACGAGCAGCGGGAGGGATCGTCGGAAGACGGCCAGCCACTTCCCGAGGACGACCTCCCGCGTGGTCAGCGTGGTGCTCAGGAGGATGTCCAGGCTCCCCCGGACCCGTTCCTCCGACAGCGACGTCGGCGCCGAGGCGCTCAGGAGGAGCAACCCGAGCATGGCGGCGATCAGGTTGGTCCCCGAGACGAACCTCGATTGGGCCCCGGTCCCGAGCCAGATCATCTCGTACAGGCCGATCCCCATGCCCACGGTCATGACGATCGC from Aquisphaera giovannonii includes these protein-coding regions:
- a CDS encoding spinster family MFS transporter produces the protein MHRSPAEVPSESLPRRTFLPTLGGAGFALAILFSMNLLNYIDRYSFFAVATQVKRDLKIDDSWYGYLGGSFMIVYTIISPIMGWLGDRYNRRVLLATGVGIWSVATVGTAFSTDVSHMFFWRALLGVGEASYGVIAPALIADLFPVSKRGRAMGIYYLALPIGTALGFMVAGYVATHWGWRHVFYVVGLPGLVAAFAGLTILDPGRGASEGKSFSPKADRPRMGDYLNLFKTKTFVYNTLGMAAATFATGAYAAWGSTFYQRVRGMSLADANLWIGILLALAGLIGIALSTFVTDLLRKRTRRAYMLLPALTVLASVPLGILGILEPQRTPALAFLFFASILMAMVLGPSNTVTANVVPANQRAAGYALFIFLIHVLGDIGSPILLGWISDLFGSDAIMTSPLGTFLESIGAGPKPDENGLMTNLTVAMLAVGPVLILGGILFLIGSRYLPEDMDRIAAEGGPAPEAGGFGH
- the modB gene encoding molybdate ABC transporter permease subunit, yielding MIDLGPLRLSLMVATAATGLIVAVGLPVALLLARARFPFKELLAGVLVLPLVLPPTVLGYLLLLLLGRRGTLGGWLEQSIGVVLVFHRSGAVLASAVAAFPLFLLPARGAFEAVDPALEDVARLLGRGELSVLRSVTLPLAWRGLASGTILAFARALGDFGATMMVAGNIPGETQTAALAIYDAVQAGEPLRAAVLAACISTISIAALAAVQLASPRRRTSP
- a CDS encoding serine/threonine-protein kinase, which codes for MPHPDDQVEATSPGWVASEESRPDSFAARRRIAEATPEERRCESRDLLRGRLFAATLVMAVGLATLVIRDLFFPRFLRQSVVHAATLAWLTLLLLALWSRLRLDFGRLRGIEVLAFGSVVACLVASQSLGFHGHLSRQTLDAAELRVLFKASIIGVLILIFTYTIFIPNSARRAAAFIVPMAFSPLVAPLLLGLTVPAFRQVSEEARTLDKLVENSLYLLLGAATAIYGASVINACRGDADDARRLSQYRLKEKLGSGGMGEVYYAVHRLLKRPCAIKLIREDLVRRPNILARFELEVRATAKLSHWNTVEIYDYGRDVDGSLFYVMEYLPGLSLQELVQRHGPLPAARVIYLMRQACDALHEAHRAGLVHRDLKPPNIFAAYRGARYDVTKLLDFGLVKPIKGGDSPLITKEGMVTGSPLYMAPEQVSRSAPIDGRTDLYALGAVAYFCLTGQPPFVDSNSMAVMIAQVRDPAKPPSEIRQGIPADLEEVVLRCLEKEPDARYQDADSLGRALEACRDARGWSPEDAEAWWLANQPLEDPERPSAPHAPSPGVPTEELTRAEASGVTLQAAAVEDRASPERRG
- a CDS encoding transporter produces the protein MVTAQSLCPQYAIEVSLKTYLPVLVTFGFSVVGVVGDYLLKLASEREEPLRSPWFYVGFAVYASTAFGWVYVMRHLKLATIGVVYSVSMILLLTGIGTLAFREPLSAPEILGILMAVGSLVLLIRFA
- a CDS encoding molybdenum ABC transporter ATP-binding protein, giving the protein MSDDAAGLDVRLVRRLRDGLTVDVAFRLGPEIAVLFGPSASGKTSILRLITGLLRPDGGHVRLGGEALFDAGRGIDLPLRRRRIGMIFQDDLLFPHLRVGDNIGFGLAGSGSPARRARIGEVAALCGVEHLLDRRPAMLSGGERQRVGLARALAPRPRLLLCDEPVSALDVAGRHVLLDRLRAVQRSEAIPVLYVTHSPAEAVGLGTHLILLRRGTIAAEGPPLEVLTGAAAALGPIQLDGVRNALAATIEGHEAPQGSTRLRLMGGPPLIVPHVSAPVGAAVTVTVRSDDILLARGPVAGLSAQNLIPGTVERIAPHGAEAEVLVRTGAVAWIVSIVLPVVEQLGLSPGVDVHMIIKARSCRVDHPADAAGE